The following coding sequences are from one Achromobacter sp. B7 window:
- a CDS encoding autotransporter outer membrane beta-barrel domain-containing protein, with protein MPSYEMKKRAICLALQSLGLSGAWSLSLLAATPALAQNITWTGTQNSDWQDAQNWSTATLPGAAGYLFINSVAPNAPVINNSAGQAGILFLGAVGGPSLTLINGGTLNSDSAIVGNSNNGFTAGTSELESGTASISGTGSQWNATFLTLGLYGAGTLNITAGGKAVTANTVSLGAHATSHGTLNISGVGSALQAGQITVSDSGASVLRISDHGTAQGSSLLVANSAGSVGTVEILGAGASLQTSGSMTIGARGTGTVTITGGASATSATRTYLGSYAGGVGKLAVSGVGSRFSSVNDMVAIGMDAGSKGELTATDGALVDTFQIVAGYSAASEGTVVADGPQTKVRTNSAFLVGYQGKGTVSLSNGAMLETANRVRIGDATGSTGTLNIGAAAGDAATAPGVVQAALGVRFGNGTGKLVFNHTGTDYVFAPAINSLSPGMGTIDVLAGTTIFTGDSSAFSGQTHVQGGALTVNGILGGTLNVAGGASLRGVGQVGTTTLQSGAILSPGKLGGALTVAGDLTFSPGSVYQVMADSQSSASSRVVVSGTANLAGSAVHIGPDGGFQTQREYTILSAGTINGRFDSLSSNYAFLDPALHYDAQNVVMQLGRKQVPVDPGTPGTPETPTRPIAFADAAQSGNQRAVANALDSLPAGNPLHDYILTLPEGATSAAFNSLSGEAHASVTSSLTGFNNTVRTVPLAYLRANMGAGMRPGAPTAQAGGTPLASALPSSNAQPAWAEVIGNWQTLKGNSDAGQVRQKTGGVFAGVDHALGGGWRLGGALGFTDADIRVDDRSSKADVAGYSAAVFGGKVFEMGPGKLNLMLGTSYTWHDISTERHANVAGASQKLTADYGASTTQLFTELGYALPVSEHVSIEPFAGLAWSDTRTRGFSESGGSAALRGESDSTTQTSSTLGLRALTNFTVGQTEGRLQATLGWRHAFGDVQPQSVMSFDGGQAFTVAGAPIARNAALAELGVETAVTKNATIGLTYSGQFGGGNRENAGSLHMTWRY; from the coding sequence ATGCCTTCCTACGAAATGAAAAAACGGGCGATCTGTCTTGCCCTGCAATCACTTGGCCTGAGCGGCGCGTGGTCGTTAAGCCTGCTGGCCGCGACGCCCGCGCTGGCCCAGAACATCACGTGGACCGGCACGCAGAACAGCGATTGGCAAGACGCGCAAAACTGGTCCACCGCGACGCTTCCTGGTGCCGCCGGTTATTTATTCATCAATAGCGTGGCACCCAACGCACCGGTTATCAACAACAGCGCCGGACAGGCGGGCATATTGTTTCTGGGCGCAGTCGGCGGCCCATCGTTGACGTTGATAAATGGCGGGACGTTAAACAGCGACAGTGCCATCGTCGGCAATTCGAATAATGGCTTTACGGCCGGCACGTCCGAGCTTGAATCTGGTACGGCCAGCATCAGCGGCACCGGCTCGCAATGGAACGCCACCTTTTTAACCCTCGGTTTATATGGCGCGGGCACGTTGAACATTACCGCGGGCGGCAAAGCCGTCACGGCCAACACCGTGTCGCTGGGCGCGCACGCCACGTCCCACGGCACGCTGAATATTTCGGGCGTGGGCAGCGCGTTGCAGGCGGGGCAGATTACCGTCAGCGACAGCGGCGCCAGCGTGTTGCGAATTTCGGATCACGGCACGGCGCAGGGTTCCTCCTTGCTGGTCGCCAATAGCGCCGGCTCGGTGGGTACCGTCGAGATCCTCGGCGCCGGGGCCTCATTACAGACCAGCGGCAGCATGACGATCGGCGCGCGCGGCACGGGCACCGTCACCATCACCGGCGGCGCGTCGGCCACATCGGCCACCCGAACCTATTTGGGCTCATATGCCGGCGGTGTCGGCAAACTGGCGGTGTCCGGCGTTGGCAGCCGGTTCTCGTCGGTGAACGATATGGTCGCCATCGGCATGGATGCAGGATCGAAAGGCGAACTGACGGCAACGGACGGCGCGCTGGTCGACACGTTTCAGATCGTGGCGGGATACAGCGCGGCAAGCGAGGGCACCGTCGTCGCCGACGGCCCGCAAACCAAAGTCAGAACGAACAGCGCATTCCTGGTGGGCTATCAGGGCAAAGGCACCGTCAGCCTGTCCAATGGCGCCATGCTTGAAACGGCTAACCGCGTCCGGATCGGTGACGCTACCGGCTCGACCGGCACCCTGAATATCGGCGCCGCCGCCGGCGATGCCGCCACGGCTCCCGGCGTGGTGCAGGCGGCGCTGGGCGTGCGCTTTGGCAATGGGACCGGCAAGCTGGTCTTCAACCACACCGGCACGGATTATGTCTTTGCCCCCGCAATCAATTCCTTGTCACCGGGAATGGGCACGATCGACGTGCTGGCGGGCACGACCATCTTCACGGGCGATTCCAGCGCCTTCAGCGGGCAGACCCATGTGCAAGGCGGCGCCCTGACGGTGAACGGCATCCTGGGCGGCACGTTGAACGTAGCCGGCGGCGCGTCATTGCGCGGGGTCGGCCAGGTTGGCACGACCACGCTGCAAAGCGGCGCCATTCTGTCGCCCGGCAAGCTTGGCGGCGCGCTGACCGTAGCGGGCGACCTGACATTCTCGCCAGGATCGGTCTACCAGGTGATGGCGGATTCGCAATCGTCGGCAAGCAGCCGCGTAGTGGTCAGCGGCACGGCGAATCTGGCGGGGTCCGCCGTCCATATCGGCCCGGATGGCGGGTTCCAGACGCAGCGCGAATACACCATTCTTAGCGCCGGCACGATCAACGGGCGGTTCGACTCCTTGTCGTCCAACTACGCTTTTCTGGACCCGGCGTTGCATTACGACGCCCAGAACGTCGTGATGCAGCTTGGCCGCAAGCAGGTGCCCGTGGACCCGGGTACGCCCGGCACCCCGGAAACGCCGACCCGCCCCATCGCCTTCGCCGACGCGGCGCAAAGCGGCAACCAACGTGCCGTGGCTAACGCGCTGGACAGCCTGCCCGCCGGCAACCCGCTGCACGACTACATCCTGACGCTGCCGGAAGGCGCCACCAGCGCCGCGTTCAACAGCCTGTCCGGCGAAGCGCACGCCAGCGTGACCTCCAGCCTGACCGGCTTTAACAACACGGTGCGCACCGTGCCGCTGGCCTATCTGCGCGCCAATATGGGCGCCGGCATGCGGCCGGGCGCCCCCACCGCGCAAGCCGGCGGCACGCCCTTAGCGTCCGCCTTGCCTTCGTCAAACGCGCAGCCCGCCTGGGCCGAAGTGATCGGCAACTGGCAAACCTTGAAAGGCAACAGCGATGCCGGCCAAGTCCGCCAGAAGACCGGCGGCGTCTTCGCCGGCGTGGACCATGCCCTGGGCGGCGGCTGGCGCCTGGGAGGCGCGCTGGGCTTTACCGACGCCGACATACGCGTTGACGACCGCTCGTCCAAAGCCGACGTCGCCGGGTACAGCGCGGCCGTGTTCGGCGGCAAAGTGTTTGAGATGGGGCCGGGCAAGTTGAATCTGATGCTGGGCACGTCGTACACCTGGCACGACATATCCACCGAACGTCACGCCAACGTGGCAGGTGCTTCGCAAAAGCTGACGGCCGATTATGGCGCCAGCACGACGCAATTGTTCACGGAACTGGGCTACGCCCTGCCCGTTTCGGAACACGTCAGCATCGAGCCCTTTGCCGGCCTGGCATGGAGCGACACGCGCACCCGCGGCTTCTCGGAATCAGGCGGTTCAGCAGCGCTGCGCGGGGAAAGCGACAGCACCACGCAGACCAGCAGCACGCTGGGCTTGCGCGCACTGACGAACTTTACGGTGGGCCAAACCGAAGGCCGCCTCCAGGCGACGTTGGGGTGGCGACATGCTTTTGGCGATGTGCAGCCCCAATCCGTGATGTCTTTTGATGGCGGACAAGCCTTTACCGTGGCGGGCGCGCCCATCGCACGCAATGCCGCGCTGGCCGAGTTGGGCGTCGAAACCGCAGTCACCAAAAACGCGACGATTGGTTTGACCTACAGCGGCCAGTTCGGCGGTGGTAACCGTGAAAACGCGGGGTCACTGCATATGACATGGAGATACTGA
- a CDS encoding ClpX C4-type zinc finger protein yields the protein MNRALACIFCHSTLAQGAPLLEKNGAAICKRCVDQFSERFSERAWVMAATLEEQLDVLLEESRRALTQSEALSERARSCGLSLHLLSGASARTPS from the coding sequence ATGAATCGCGCCCTTGCCTGTATTTTTTGCCATTCAACGCTGGCCCAGGGCGCGCCGTTGCTGGAAAAAAACGGTGCAGCCATCTGCAAGCGCTGCGTCGACCAATTCTCGGAACGCTTTTCGGAACGCGCCTGGGTCATGGCGGCCACGCTGGAAGAACAGCTGGACGTGCTGCTGGAAGAAAGCCGGCGGGCGTTGACGCAAAGCGAAGCGCTGTCCGAACGGGCACGCAGTTGCGGCCTGAGCCTGCACTTGCTGTCGGGCGCATCGGCGCGCACGCCATCCTGA
- a CDS encoding methyl-accepting chemotaxis protein encodes MFKNLKIRTGLLSVLTLFVLALAAATGMGWSFAKVADEAVDNLNLVSTEQTRPLYETQVLLLRTRITLVAAYLDVQAGRTAQAQASVEQAGKFLASARKRYAVFQTVPKLTDAARKMTADMDGVFDAYVRSIDALGDALQKQSAEGYVAAVAEARVADARFEERLGAILSHTERRAVAINDASDRRYLQAETAAIVMLSLALILAIGCWRFISRQVLSPLKEAAVHFDRIASGDLTQRVHTGADNEIGVLFSALKRMQESLTRTVAEVRRSVNEINTGAAEIASGNTNLSSRTEEQAASLEETAASMEELATAVKQNTEHAHQANALAAESRGVAMRGGEAVHQVVETMSRISDSSRRIAEIVSVIDGIAFQTNILALNAAVEAARAGEQGKGFAVVAGEVRSLAQRSAQAAREVKDLIEQSTTNVDSGAEQVRQAGETMQEIVSSVQRVTQIMAEITEASTEQSQGIDQINRAVTQMDDVTQQNAALVEQAAAAASSLEDQAKRLAATAAFFKVPAETIIDVTRQAVALRHAHAH; translated from the coding sequence ATGTTTAAGAACCTGAAAATTCGGACCGGGCTGTTGTCCGTCCTTACGCTGTTCGTCCTGGCGCTGGCCGCCGCCACCGGCATGGGCTGGTCATTCGCCAAGGTGGCCGATGAAGCGGTCGACAACCTCAATCTGGTGTCTACCGAGCAGACCCGCCCGCTTTACGAGACGCAAGTCCTGCTATTGCGTACCCGCATCACGCTGGTGGCCGCCTATCTGGACGTGCAGGCCGGACGCACCGCCCAGGCGCAGGCCAGCGTCGAGCAGGCGGGCAAGTTCCTGGCCAGCGCGCGCAAACGCTATGCCGTATTCCAGACGGTGCCCAAGCTGACGGATGCCGCCCGCAAAATGACGGCGGACATGGACGGCGTATTCGACGCCTATGTCCGCAGCATCGACGCGCTGGGCGATGCGCTGCAAAAGCAATCCGCCGAAGGCTACGTCGCGGCGGTGGCCGAGGCCCGCGTTGCGGACGCGCGATTCGAAGAACGGCTTGGCGCCATCCTGTCCCACACCGAGCGGCGCGCCGTGGCGATCAACGACGCGTCGGACCGCCGCTATCTGCAAGCCGAAACCGCCGCCATCGTCATGTTGAGCCTGGCGTTGATTCTTGCCATCGGTTGCTGGCGCTTCATCAGCCGCCAGGTGCTGTCGCCGTTGAAAGAGGCCGCGGTGCACTTTGACCGCATCGCCTCGGGCGACCTGACGCAGCGCGTCCACACCGGGGCCGACAACGAGATCGGCGTGTTGTTCTCGGCCCTGAAGCGCATGCAGGAAAGCCTGACGCGCACCGTGGCTGAAGTGCGCCGCAGCGTGAACGAGATCAACACGGGCGCGGCCGAGATCGCGTCGGGCAATACCAATTTGTCTTCCCGCACGGAAGAGCAGGCTGCGTCGCTGGAAGAAACGGCCGCCAGCATGGAAGAGCTGGCCACGGCGGTCAAGCAGAACACCGAACACGCCCACCAGGCCAACGCGCTGGCGGCGGAAAGCCGCGGGGTGGCAATGCGCGGTGGCGAAGCGGTGCACCAGGTGGTGGAAACCATGTCGCGCATTTCGGATAGCTCGCGCCGCATCGCCGAGATCGTTTCGGTCATCGACGGCATCGCGTTCCAGACCAATATCCTGGCGCTGAACGCTGCCGTGGAAGCGGCCCGGGCCGGCGAGCAAGGCAAGGGCTTTGCGGTAGTGGCGGGCGAAGTGCGGTCGCTGGCGCAACGCAGCGCGCAAGCCGCGCGCGAGGTCAAGGACCTGATCGAACAGTCCACCACCAACGTGGACAGCGGCGCCGAACAGGTGCGCCAGGCGGGCGAGACCATGCAGGAAATCGTGTCGTCCGTGCAGCGCGTTACGCAGATCATGGCGGAAATCACCGAAGCGTCGACGGAGCAATCGCAAGGTATCGACCAGATCAACCGCGCGGTTACGCAAATGGACGACGTGACGCAGCAAAACGCCGCCTTGGTCGAGCAAGCCGCCGCTGCCGCATCGTCGCTGGAAGACCAGGCCAAGCGTCTGGCCGCTACGGCCGCGTTTTTCAAGGTGCCAGCTGAAACCATTATCGACGTCACGCGGCAGGCGGTTGCGTTACGTCACGCCCACGCGCACTGA